A region from the Marinobacter sp. SS13-12 genome encodes:
- a CDS encoding PEP-CTERM sorting domain-containing protein, translated as MMTINRLAALGILGASLAVVTPASANLIENGSFEDPNVSTGTWEFFNADDVDGWNGSNIEIWESGFNGVNAYEGSQFAELNAHPDMDGPFGIYQEINTVVGQNYNLSFAYRARQSNSESFMLSLISDSISTDWTLTDHVTGEWSLFNGMFEATSTTTTVKFTSVSPDGTIGNFLDDVKVTAKVPEPGTLALMGLGLLGLSFRRRQ; from the coding sequence ATGATGACCATCAATCGCCTCGCCGCTCTGGGTATTCTTGGCGCCAGCCTTGCAGTTGTCACCCCCGCAAGCGCGAATCTGATCGAAAACGGAAGTTTCGAAGACCCTAACGTTTCCACTGGCACCTGGGAATTCTTCAACGCAGATGATGTGGATGGCTGGAACGGCAGCAACATTGAAATCTGGGAGAGCGGTTTCAATGGTGTAAATGCCTACGAAGGCAGCCAGTTTGCCGAACTGAACGCCCACCCGGACATGGACGGCCCATTTGGCATTTACCAGGAAATTAACACCGTTGTCGGGCAGAACTACAACCTGAGTTTTGCCTACCGCGCCCGCCAGAGCAATTCCGAAAGTTTTATGCTGTCGCTGATTTCCGACAGCATCAGCACCGACTGGACGCTGACGGATCACGTGACGGGAGAGTGGAGCTTGTTCAACGGCATGTTTGAGGCCACCTCTACAACAACGACCGTCAAGTTCACCTCTGTAAGCCCTGACGGTACCATCGGCAACTTCCTCGACGACGTTAAAGTGACCGCCAAGGTCCCTGAACCTGGCACACTGGCCCTGATGGGGCTTGGACTGCTGGGCCTGAGCTTCCGTCGCCGCCAGTAA